Below is a window of Humulus lupulus chromosome 2, drHumLupu1.1, whole genome shotgun sequence DNA.
AATGATGAAGGGTCCCAAGAAAGGGCTTTGGGACGATGATGAAAAGATGCAATAAGGGGCGAAGCAGATGCTCCCCAAAGTGCTTTGACCCTTTCTTCTCCCTAGCGCGGACAAGAGGCCTTTCCTCCATGGGCGATGGGAAACCGAGTCTGTCCATTATGTGAAGTAAGGTAACTTTAacccatttttttaatttatgatataTGAAATATGATTTATACGTAAACTAAGGTAACTGAGCTtgtcaattttgatttttttttggtgTTGATTTTATGGATTTGAAAGTTTAACGACGCCATTCACAAGGGTATGCCCCACAAGTTCTACCATGGCCGAACTGGGCGTGTCTGGAACATCACCAAGCGCGCTATTGGTGTGGAGGTTAACAAGCAGGTTGGGAACCGCATCATTAAGAAGAGGATTCATGTTCGTGTGGAGCATGTCCAGCCCTCTAGATGCACTGAGGAGTTCAGAAACAGAAAGTTAAGGAACGATAAGCTCAAGGCCGAGGCCAAGTTTAAGGGTGAGGCCATCAGCACCAAGAGGCAGCCTGAGGGTCCCAAGCCAGGTCTCATGGTCGAAGGAGCTCAGTTGGAAACTGTCACCCCCATTCCTTATGATGTTGTCAACGATCTCAAGGGTGGTTATTAGAtctttttatgtattattttttcttcTCAATGTTCTGTTCTGTTCTGTTCTTGTCtggttttgattttgttttcaagACTACCAATGGAAACGTTTCCTTAATTAGTTCAAGTACTCGAAGCCGTTGTTAGTTTTCATATTTTGAATACTATTCTAAGtacaattttgttttaaaaaatttctgtGCTATTTTTGTTGTGTACAGAAATATTCCAAGAGTCCAAGATTTTCGGTTTATGAAAGACAAAAAGCAAGAGGCATTCTCATGACACCAGGTCTTCAAGGTAGCTCACCTCACTAGTCATGGCATCAATTCGGAAGGACACCTCAAAGCTTCACAAAAGCCAGATGGCAGCAAGCACTAGGCACAACACCTCAGTATCTCACGGCATCAGGTCTTCatttattaagattttttttgaataaatttcTGAAGTCAACTCTATATTCGCTCAGGTATATACATGTAATACTGTTTCTGAGATATACTTTTATGAGTTACATCTGTCTATAGAGTTGAGCGAATATAGATATACTGTAATACTGAGCTTAAACCTCCTCCCTGAGCTTCATTGTCTATAGATATACTGTAATACTGGACTCTTGATTAGAATTAGACAAAAAGACAACTATTAGTGATCTTAATGAAAGGCATggtaagttatttttttttttaaggaatccttttcttatttttaatcacaTCTAGATAATTTTTATCTCAGTTTCTGTGTAAGAAAAATACTGAGAGACTGATGAGATTTGATTGAAACTGTCAAGTAGATGAAAATTAATTTTCTACTTATTAACTATCATCTAGCTCAAAGATGTTGGCTTTGCATAGCATCAGAATTATTTGTTGCCACCGTAGTTGATTTTAAGACTAGTTTGGCTGTTTCCCAACTATTTTATGAGTTTCATTTTACTAAGATTTTTACT
It encodes the following:
- the LOC133814807 gene encoding large ribosomal subunit protein eL21x/eL21w-like; the encoded protein is MVSVPKESWAEPIKRYLEEGTLLVDKKEAQRLVYKAARYTLIDGVLYKRGFSMPLLRCVEKEEALKFNDAIHKGMPHKFYHGRTGRVWNITKRAIGVEVNKQVGNRIIKKRIHVRVEHVQPSRCTEEFRNRKLRNDKLKAEAKFKGEAISTKRQPEGPKPGLMVEGAQLETVTPIPYDVVNDLKGGY